The nucleotide sequence ACCTGATACGATGCTGTGTATTGAGAAAAAGGGAAAGGGCTACAAATACCATTATATTTTTGATGCTAAGTATAGAATTGATTATGCTCAGGAAGACAGCTATTATCAGAAGCGGTATAAAACGCCTGGTCCGATGGAAGATGATATCAATACGATGCATCGCTATCGGGATTCGATTGTTGCGACAAATGGGGGTCCATTTGAGAGAACCGCTTTTGGAGCTTATGTGTTATTCCCATGGTTTGATGAAACCGTCTATGAAGAGCACCATTTTTACAAGAGCATTGATAAAGTGAACATAGGCGGGTTGCCTTTCCTGCCGAATGCTACGAATATGGTTGAGCGGTTTGTAGAAAGATTGATTGACAAAAGCCCTGAGGAGATTCAACGGGAGGGCATCCTGCCAAGGGGTGCTCATGAAGAATGGAAATCGAGCTTGGATCAAATGGTGATGGTGGGGCTTGTTTCCGATCAAGAGAGTTATGATAAATTCAGCAAGGAAGCCTATTATCAAATTCCTGTAAAGCAATTAAGAAAAGGCTGGCAGGAAGTTGAGTATATAGCCTTGTATGTTAAAAATAGCTTAAATACTGATAATGGCGTTCAGCTTTATGCAAAGATTAATAATGTCATGCCTTATCATGATGGTGATGATGAATATATGCGTTTTAATGTTGCTGCCTGGTCAAAGTTGAAGCAGAGCATAAGGCCTGTAAATTATGGTATATCAAACTATGTGATGACGACCTTAAATAATCTAAAGGAAGCGCAGGAACTTCCTGAATTATTTATGAAGTCCAAGGAAGAGATGGCGATTTGGCGTATGCTTAGAAGGGTGTCTGATCAAATTAGGATTGACCTGGATCATGAGAATCTTGATCATGCTTCTAGAATATCGGAGTATAATATTAAAAATATCAAAGTGATTATGGATAAGCAGGAGAGGGGAATTCGGTTCATTCAAGATAACGCAGAAGAAGCAGTTTCTATTGATCAATTAGAGAAAAATCCTTCAGGGGTGTTTAAAAAAATGATGGGGATGCTTCAACAATAGAGAGATTTCAAAGGCAGACTAGTTGGTCTGCCTTTTGCTGTTTCTTTAATCTTTTTATGTAATTTCTATCCGTGATTCGGTTTGCACACTTTGCATGGTCTAACGGATGTATCGTTTAGCTCTTCAAGGTGTTCCAGAGGCCGATAGTATCCGTTCTTCTCTTGATTAATGATCACTTTCAATTCGTAATTCTTTTTTGTGATATAGGAGCAGCTTGTCTTATGGAGCTTGTTTCCATTAGCGCTGTCATAAACGATTACATATTCATATTTCAGTATTTCCGCAAACATCTTTATAGCCATAAATAACACTCACCTTTTTCTATGAATATATCACTTGAAGTGCTGAAATGGTATAATTTAACTAAAATACATTCTGAATTGAGGGAAAAAGACATGGCTTATTTTAATCAGGAAAAATTTGATTTGCCAAGAAACTTAAGAGGAAGAAGTATTCACCTTAATGTCATTCCAACTGTGTCCAACTTGAAGAATTTGATTGATAAATTGATTTTAGTTGATGGTGATGTGAGTCAATTAAAGCAATGGGAAAAAAGAAGTTATTCAGCTTATCAGATTAGTAAAATCAAAAGAGAAGTGATGAATGCTCCAACAAAGGATAGCAGGACGAACCTAGTGAAACAACATATTTTAAACCAGGACCCTAACGATTTAGGTGCTAGCTGTATTGATATTTATTTGGTTGCCTATGTTGCAGAGAACGTTAAACCAGGAAAACAAGCATTTAAAGAATATGTGATGAATCACGGGATTACTGATAAGTCGAACTCGGCTCAGGCCATTTGGCAGGTAGGAAAAGGGGATGGAACCTACCTGGGAGTTTTACATGAAGATGGTTCAGTCCGAGATTGGGATTTTTTCAGGAAGTGGGTAAATGGTCTAAGTATGGGCAAGTCAAAGGTATATAACAAGCTAGTCCGAGACCGTATACCTGAAATCATTCACCGGTCAGGAAAATCATTTAACACGAGAAAACTAGCATATGAAGAATATATAAAAGAGCTAAAAAATAAAGCATTTGAGGAACTGAATGAGTACACCCAGAGTAACAACAGTCAAGAAGCAGCTGAAGAACTGGCGGATTTGTTTGAAGTAATGCATTCATTAGCAGAAATCCATGGTTATACATTTGATCAAATTGAGGAAATACGTCAACGCAAAGCAGAGGTTAGAGGCGGGTTTAGGGAAAGGATTTATTTGATTGATGTTGAGGAGTAGTTAAAGACAATTAGGGAGAAAAAATGATGGATAAAAAGACATTTAAGATAACCTTTAATAGATTGCTGGAAGCTTCAGTGGATGGACTAACAAATGAACAAAAGATCAAGTATATGAAGAAATGGATTAGAGATCACGAGAAGATGGAAGAAAGCACAACAAACAAATCTATTTCGCTGCCTGACTCTATATATGTTGAAAGTTCTGAGAAGATAGGTGAATTGGTAAGAACAAAATTAGCGCAAATAATACGTAACCAATTACTAAGTCCAGAAAAGGTACGAGTTTTACAGGATGCAAAACACTGCAAGAATTTATTCGACATTAATCATCCGATGCTTAAAAAGGTTACATATGACCGTCCACTAATTGAACAAAGAACTGTGAACGGATATTTCCGTTATTGGGCAAAGCGGTTACTATACATAAGGAAAAATATCTTGTCTGTAATGATTGGTATGAGAGAAACAAACCCAAGTTTATTATGTGGGTAAAAAACTTTTAGTGAGAGAATATTTACTTTTAGTCTTCCTTTTTGAAGGCTATTTTTCTTGTATTAACTTTTCTACAGTTGGAATATCAGCAGGAGCCCATACCAGGGATAAAAGGTTTTCTCTTCGTAACCATATTAACTTCGAGTGTTCAGTAGCTGTTGGTGTTCTATGAACAATTTTAGCCCTTATTGAAATCAAGTAAACAATAAAAGTTTCGTATTCATGAACAATATCCATGTAAGGATTTGTATCTGTGCTAATTTGGCAATTTATTTCTTCAGATATCTCTCTTTTGAGAGCGGAAAAAAACATCTTCATTCTCCTCCACTTTACCACCAGGAAATTCCCACATATTCGGCAAAGACATAGAATGTGATCTAAGAGCACATAAGATTTCACCTTTCTCATTTTCAATAACCGCAGCTACTACCTTAACATGTTTTTTCATTTCTTCTCCTCCACAAATTTTTCGTAGTTAATGATATCAGAAGCGCAGCTCAATACAAAATATGGATTCGTTGCTAAATGTAAATTACTTCTATTTCGTGTTACTCAATATGTTAAAATAATTTATAGTGTGAATATAATGCTTATATAGAGAACATATAATATTACATTAGAGTTGTTGAAGGGAAATTGGGGGGTTAACAATGAATACTTATTGGAACTTTCCAGCTGCTACTGGTGGGTTAATCAATTCAATAAATAATGCCGGTCTTGAGACTTTCAGAGGGAATGCTTTGGAATCATTGACCAGGGAGGTTTGCCAGAACTCCCTTGATGCGGTAAAGGATACAAAGAGTCCTGTCATTGTGGAGTTTTCGCAATTCCAGATGAATACTAATGACTTTCCTGAGAAGGAAGAGCTTGTTGAGGTATTCCATAAATGTGAAGCTACTTGGAGTGGCAGGAATAAGAAAAGTGAAGATTTTATCGAAAACGCTTTAAATCTGCTAGGCACAGACAAAATTAACTTTCTTAGAATTAGTGACTTTAATACTAAAGGGCTTGAGGGAGCACGTGATGGTGAAATCGGCAGTCCATGGAGCTCATTAGTCAAAGAAGCAGGATCATCTAATAAAGGTGAAAGCTCTGGCGGAAGCTTCGGTATAGGGAAATCTGCTCCTTTCCTGAATTCGAATCTAAGGACACTTTTTTATTCATCTAATGATATTACTGGATATGAATCTTATATTGGCGTAGCCAACATCATGTCCTTCGAGAAAAACGAAAATCAAATTACATTAGGTAACGGTTACTTTACACACAATGAAAAATCCCTTGCCATTCCTGGATCCTTCCAGCTTGATCCTCAATTTATTCGTAAAGAGACCGGTACGGATATTTATGTGTCTGCATTCGAACCTGTTGGGGATTGGGAAAGTGAAGTGAAAAAATCTGTTTTACATAATTTTTTCATTACTATTTTTCAAAAGAAATTGGTCGTCAGAATTAATGATTTTGAAATCACTCATGAAAATCTCGGACAGTTGATTCATGACCTGGAGAGCAGTGAGGAGAACGAGATTCTGAAAAACTATTTCAATCTCCTAAACTCTGATAAAACGATAAAACTAAAATACCCTGCAAAACAATATAAGAATGGTATTTCATTTGAAGAGGGCGAAGCAGAACTGCTTTTGTTCAAAGGAGAAGATTTGAATCGACGTGTGTTAATGACGAGAAAAACGGGCATGCGTCTGTTCGAGCAAAAGAATATTAGTGGGAGCATTTCTTTTACGGGTATCCTGATGATCACTGGTAACCATATGAACAACATTTTTAAGCAAATGGAGAACCCTGCTCATAATGAATGGGCTCCTGAAAGATATGAGAAGGATCCGAAATTGGCTAAAAAGATTTATTCTGATTTGAGGAGCTATATAAGAAAGACGGTCAACGAGCTATTCCAGGAGAAAATTACAGATAGCATGGATGCGGTTGGATTAAGTGATTTCCTGCCAAATAAAAATTTGCTTTCAGACAGTGGCAAGAATAAGACCGAATCCTTAACATCTTCGATTAAATCGCTTGTTTCTAAAAAGAAGAAGGAAGACCCTCTGAAAAAGACTGTTACAAAGGGTGAGCAAGAGCAAGAAATAGAGGAACAGTTAAAAGGTGAATTCGGTATTACGCCGACAGGAGATCAGGGTGGAAACGGGACTGGTCAACATAGTGGAGGCGGAGATGCTGGTGGCGGCTCAACTGAAACCGGTGAGAATAACAAACTGGATGAAAATGATTCAGGAGATCAAGACAAAAAGAGAGAACGTAAGCCAAGCAAGAAGCCGGTCCAAATGCAACAAAGGTATGCATGTGTTGATAAGAATGATGGGAAATACCGATTCATGGTCACTCCTCAAAAATCGCTGACAAGCGGTCGCCTGGTATTTAAGGTTATGGGGGAACAAAGTGATTATGATCTTCCAATCAAAAAGGCGGCAACGGATAACTCGGAGGTTTTAGTAGAGAAATATACTGCTAATACTATCTATTTGCAATCTCTTAAAGCGAATAAAAGCTTTATGCTTGATGTGGAAATTGACTACTCGGATTACTGTGTAATGGAGGTGGAGCTGTATGAAAATTAGTAGTGCATATCCATATCCTGTGCTTTATATGAATAATGATGATTATATAGATTCCATTTTTTCAACAGGAATTGAAGTGGCTGAGTCATTTGGTGAAGTGAAAATTAACGCCCATTTCCAGCTGGACAACAATGGGGTTAAAGAGTTAATTCAACAACAGAAAGCAGTTTTCTTAATCCATGTTGAGTGCGGTCAAACCAGTTTTCGACAAGTATATGAATCTTTCCATGATTCATTGGAAATTTCGATTCCTTCGAGTAATTTAAGAGGAAAAATCCAAATTCACTCTTTTATCATCGCTAAAGATAGAATCACGGATTATACCAATAATTCATTGAGCGACTGGTACAAAGGCTTTCCGATTACGTTTGAGAAAGGGAATTTCATTGGAATTGGCGAGGCGATTGAAACGACATTGTTTGAGGATAATGCGGAGCTATTAAATTTACCTTCTATTATTACAGTGAGTAAATCTCAAAAGAAAGAGTTTATGGAAGTAGATTTAAATTCGAACAATATAACAATTGCACTCCCGGAGTATGAATATAATCAATATGCTGGAAATGCTAATTCTCGATTGAAAAATACTATCTTGTCAGCGGTTTTTATGCCAGCTTTGGTATATATTTTTTCTAAAATCAAAGATAGCCAAGGGGACTTTGAAGAATACACATGGTACCAGGTGCTAGATAAAATCTTCGATGAAAACAATCATAAACTCGAGGACGTTGGTTCTGATACTTTTTCTGCATTGAAGGCTGCTCAAATGGTCTTGAGAAAACCATTGAAAACCAGCTTTGAAGAGATTGAAAAACTCAACCATGCGGAGGAATGACATTGAAACTTAAATTTATCTCAGACGAAACTTTAATGGATTTAAGGACGAATTATGATGCCTATAAAGAAAACTATTATAAAAAGAATCATCATTGGTTCGATGAATATTTTAAAGTAGAGGGAAGAGGAATAGAGTCTAGTATTTCTTTCGAAATGCCTATAATGAATTTAGATGAAGATTATTCAGTAAGTGACAAAGAGAATGTCAAAGTAGTCTATGAGGCATTAAAGCATTTAACAGTATCACAAGCCACCCAGGAAAGACTTTGGTCAGGATTGGCACACCTGCAGTTTAGAGATTTCGCCTTTTATCGGCTGAAGAATGAATTGCAGAGTGGAAATGATATACGAATCAATACCGCTATGTTCTTCAAAAACGGCAATAAAAGATCACTGTTCGTTCATATCCTGGCACGCTTATGGTGGGTTGGATATATGACATACGATGAATCCAATAGAGAAAATCCTTATTGGCTGACAGACTTCTTTTGTGAAAAGGACTTCTCAGCAAGAAGTGTCGTGTTCTTTTCGAGCAACTTCACATCAAATCCGAACATCACAAAAGGAATACTAAAATCAATAATAAAATTGCAGAACAAAGGCATCAGCATAAAGCGAGATCATTTCGTTCAGGCCAACAAGTATTTGAACGTGGTTGGCGGAGCTATGATTCTGGATATGCTGACGACCGATGAAGTCGAGAATATGATAGATAAGTATTTAGCTAAGTACTATGGGATTGAAGTGGAGCAGCCTGTGTAAAACATAAAGCATACCAATAGGGTATGCTTTATGTTTATAAACTACTCTAACATTATAAAAGTTCAATTGATTGGCTATTTTTTTCTGATCGAATTAACTTGTTATGCAACAAAGATTCAACTAATAATACAGTCTCAAATGTTGCTAAATAATCAACCGTTTCAAAGTCAGTATGCTCATTTTGATATCCGGCTGACAGGTTGACAGAGGGGATGTCATAATTGGCAAACACTTTAGCATCGCTGATTCCTCCTGGGGTTACTTGCCAATCTTCAATGCCTGACAGTTTTCCTGCCTGTTCAAACAGCCTACCGAATTCATCAGGGCAGAAAGGAAATCCGGCATTTGAAGTAACGATATCTCTGTTGCCTCTTCGATCAATAACAATCGCTGCATCAACATCCTCGATAAAATCCATGTCTATTCCACTTGAGCCGCGGCATCCAATCTCTTCTTCAACCGTAAAAGCCACTTTTATAGTTCCGTTGAAATTTGTCTTTCGTACTCTATTTAATATCGAAAGTATAGATACAATTCCTGCACGGTCATCTGCCCCAAGAATTCCTTCTGAGCTTCTTAAGATGGTGCCTTCCTCGATTATTTTTCGATCAGGGACAATCTCTTCTACTGTATCCATATGAGCCGAAAGAAGGATGGTTGGACCGGTTCCACACTCCATAAAGCCGAGAAGGTTTCCTTTTTTATCGATAAACGTGTGGTCTACAAGGCGGTTTAATTTATTTCTTAATATTAAACGAATTGCTCTTTCGTCTGTACTTGCTCCAGGAATGTTAAGCCATTCAATTAACTGAGTTTTAAAATTTTCTGCTTGCAGATTTTTAAGGTAGCCGGGATTATTATAAACTTGATATAAATTTTCAGCCATCTCAAGAAGTAGCATCTGATTATCTTGCGGATAAGCAAGGCGAACATTCTTACCGTCAATTCTGCAATTCACACTAGCCGGGACGGCAGCTTTTATGATTTCAATCTGCTTGCTGTTCGGGAATTTTTTTAGAAAAATATGTGCAGGTCGGTTACCATGGCCATCACAAGAACCAAAGGTATGAATACCTACCTCGTTTAACCAGCGAACGATGCCACGAATGTAAGGATCAAAATCAGTCAGCGGCAAATCTCCTCCCAGCGGATCGACCAGCATTCCTGGACCAGGTGATTTTATTTCTCGGCTAGCCTCATGAATTGAGTTCATCATTGTTAAGTCATTCTCCAATGAACTAGGGTCCTCCAAAAGTCGGATTAATATTTGTGCAGCAATTCCTTGAGATGAGCCAATGCCATCTTCCTTTTGCAAACCATGTCTTGCTAACAGAATGTTATTTTTCATACAAAATCAGCTCCCTTTGTTTTGGTAAGCTAAGTTTAGCAAGCGTAGTGTGACACGGTGTCACAGTTCAAAAGAAGGATTTTTGAATATATAGTGGAATTTCATATATATTGAGGTGATTCGCAGTGAGCGTAGGTGAGAGGGATTTTTATCCCGCCAAGGAAGAAAGTCGCTTAAAGGACGAATTAGGGGAAGCAAGGAAGAATAGGGATAGAACTAATGTTAACTTAATTGAGAAAAAACTCGTGAAGCTGTATGTCTCTCAGGCTGAATATTTTAAGATGGCGGAAAAGCCTGATCCGTACATTGCGGAGAAATATCTGCAAAAAGCACTCCGCATTCAGGCTGATCATCCTGTTGCAAATTATCGGCTGGGGTTTTTATATTATCGAAACAAGGAATATGCAAAAGCCATTTTTCATTTTGAAAAAGCACTTGATGGCTCAGATGTAGAAGGTTTAAATGACACACAAACCCTTCTTACAAATATGTTTATGGTGAATTGCGGTATTCGAATTGCTAAAGAATCTATTTTAGAAGTTCGAAGTATTGAGGAGAACCTGTACTCTGATTTGGAAAAAGATAGGATAGATAAATATAGAAAAGAAGTTTTGGTGTTAGAAGAA is from Mesobacillus boroniphilus and encodes:
- a CDS encoding tetratricopeptide repeat protein — translated: MSVGERDFYPAKEESRLKDELGEARKNRDRTNVNLIEKKLVKLYVSQAEYFKMAEKPDPYIAEKYLQKALRIQADHPVANYRLGFLYYRNKEYAKAIFHFEKALDGSDVEGLNDTQTLLTNMFMVNCGIRIAKESILEVRSIEENLYSDLEKDRIDKYRKEVLVLEEDIFERMFYKKNVDGMENRISEIEFSSYQPLGKEILLKISDQGRELILPGSFRMSLSPVAFYIFYALLTTDHFLTYRDIIGKIRTWSELEVKEDNIRQIISRFSRNIPTWNEYFHSASVMNPETNRQVAANKLAESVKTCILCRGDEVLPGEY
- a CDS encoding DUF6339 family protein, whose amino-acid sequence is MKLKFISDETLMDLRTNYDAYKENYYKKNHHWFDEYFKVEGRGIESSISFEMPIMNLDEDYSVSDKENVKVVYEALKHLTVSQATQERLWSGLAHLQFRDFAFYRLKNELQSGNDIRINTAMFFKNGNKRSLFVHILARLWWVGYMTYDESNRENPYWLTDFFCEKDFSARSVVFFSSNFTSNPNITKGILKSIIKLQNKGISIKRDHFVQANKYLNVVGGAMILDMLTTDEVENMIDKYLAKYYGIEVEQPV
- a CDS encoding nucleoside triphosphate pyrophosphohydrolase, which encodes MGKSKVYNKLVRDRIPEIIHRSGKSFNTRKLAYEEYIKELKNKAFEELNEYTQSNNSQEAAEELADLFEVMHSLAEIHGYTFDQIEEIRQRKAEVRGGFRERIYLIDVEE
- a CDS encoding M20/M25/M40 family metallo-hydrolase, yielding MKNNILLARHGLQKEDGIGSSQGIAAQILIRLLEDPSSLENDLTMMNSIHEASREIKSPGPGMLVDPLGGDLPLTDFDPYIRGIVRWLNEVGIHTFGSCDGHGNRPAHIFLKKFPNSKQIEIIKAAVPASVNCRIDGKNVRLAYPQDNQMLLLEMAENLYQVYNNPGYLKNLQAENFKTQLIEWLNIPGASTDERAIRLILRNKLNRLVDHTFIDKKGNLLGFMECGTGPTILLSAHMDTVEEIVPDRKIIEEGTILRSSEGILGADDRAGIVSILSILNRVRKTNFNGTIKVAFTVEEEIGCRGSSGIDMDFIEDVDAAIVIDRRGNRDIVTSNAGFPFCPDEFGRLFEQAGKLSGIEDWQVTPGGISDAKVFANYDIPSVNLSAGYQNEHTDFETVDYLATFETVLLVESLLHNKLIRSEKNSQSIELL